The Belonocnema kinseyi isolate 2016_QV_RU_SX_M_011 chromosome 10, B_treatae_v1, whole genome shotgun sequence genome has a window encoding:
- the LOC117181249 gene encoding uncharacterized protein LOC117181249, with the protein MVERWNRSLKAELMCHVDRDWAKSLPTVLLGLRTNVIDVGASPAEFLYGTVLRIPGEFVLSKEFSIDPQLFLEDFREYMRKFKPIPVEHKHKKKPFLFKDLKTCTHVFLHDFARKALEWPYLGPYRIINRSSEKVYEIEVDVKPRQVSIDNLKPAHFVRGDTGPQGENLSSEGPAGTVVPNVKTCSNKKNVT; encoded by the coding sequence ATGGTAGAACGATGGAATAGATCTCTTAAAGCCGAACTAATGTGTCACGTAGATAGAGATTGGGCTAAGTCACTCCCAACAGTGTTACTAGGACTACGAACGAACGTAATCGACGTCGGTGCGTCACCAGCGGAATTTCTGTACGGAACAGTGTTGAGAATTCCCGGGGAATTTGTTCTGTCCAAAGAATTTAGCATAGACCCACAATTGTTCCTGGAAGACTTCCGTGAGTATATGCGAAAGTTCAAGCCGATACCGGTCGAGCATAAGCACAAGAAGAAACCGTTTCTATTTAAAGATCTAAAAACGTGTACACACGTATTTCTTCACGATTTCGCACGAAAGGCCCTGGAGTGGCCTTACTTAGGTCCCTACAGGATTATAAATCGCTCAAGCGAAAAGGTTTACGAAATTGAAGTCGACGTTAAGCCTCGTCAAGTATCAATTGATAATTTAAAGCCGGCACACTTCGTCCGCGGCGATACTGGGCCACAAGGCGAAAACCTTTCATCCGAGGGGCCAGCGGGCACCGTCGTACCAAATGTCAAAACTTGTTCGAATAAAAAGAACGTAacgtaa